Proteins found in one Etheostoma cragini isolate CJK2018 unplaced genomic scaffold, CSU_Ecrag_1.0 ScbMSFa_1476, whole genome shotgun sequence genomic segment:
- the LOC117939934 gene encoding ras GTPase-activating-like protein IQGAP3, which produces MADSSGQYERLTAEQMDEQRIQNVAYQYLCRLEEAKRWMEACLGEELPAPAQLEEGLRNGVVLAKLGHRFAPNAVAMKKIYDPQQLRYQASGLQFRHTDNINHWRIAMTTIGLPAIFYPETTDVYDKKNMPRAVYCIHALRLPVSLSTACLTLYCIH; this is translated from the exons ATGGCGGACTCCTCCGGACAAT aTGAGCGTCTAACAGCTGAGCAGATGGATGAACAGAGGATCCAGAACGTGGCGTATCAGTACCTCTGCAGGCTGGAGGAGGCcaagag GTGGATGGAGGCGTGTCTGGGGGAGGAGCTTCCTGCCCCCGCCCAGCTGGAGGAGGGGCTGAGGAACGGCGTTGTTCTCGCCAAACTGGGTCACCGCTTCGCCCCCAACGCCGTCGCCATGAAGAAGATCTACGACCCCCAGCAGCTCCGCTACCAG GCGTCCGGTCTTCAGTTCCGTCACACCGACAACATCAACCACTGGCGCATCGCCATGACGACCATCGGGCTCCCGGcg aTCTTTTACCCAGAAACTACAGACGTGTACGACAAGAAGAACATGCCCAGAGCTGTCTACTGCATCCATGCTCTCAGGTTACCTGTCTCACTCTCTACTGCCTGTCTCACTCTCTACTGCATCCAT